One region of Hoeflea sp. 108 genomic DNA includes:
- the yacG gene encoding DNA gyrase inhibitor YacG, which produces MNAKDTVTPLRAKVSCPECGKPSVRESYPFCSPRCKAVDLNRWLSGSYAIPVRDDEEEDSTGNSDAGEGR; this is translated from the coding sequence GTGAACGCCAAGGACACCGTCACGCCTCTGCGCGCCAAGGTCTCCTGCCCCGAATGCGGCAAGCCGTCAGTGCGCGAGTCCTATCCCTTCTGCTCTCCGCGCTGCAAGGCGGTCGACCTCAACCGCTGGCTTTCAGGCTCCTACGCCATCCCTGTTCGCGACGACGAAGAGGAAGATTCGACCGGAAATTCGGACGCCGGCGAAGGACGCTGA
- a CDS encoding Maf-like protein, with amino-acid sequence MSDLQKLVLASGSPRRVELLQQAGIEPDRLFPADVDERPMRAEHPRSLAKRLSVTKAEKAHSVLASDDEATSFILAADTVVAVGRRILPKAETSDEALHCLQLLSGRSHRVYTGLALMTPSGKLRQRLVETRVRFKRLSRQDMDNYLASGEWRGKAGGYGIQGLAGTFVVKLVGSYTNVVGLPLYETTSLLSGEGYQVQASWKNGASA; translated from the coding sequence TTGAGCGATCTGCAAAAGCTTGTGCTTGCTTCGGGTTCGCCCCGCCGTGTTGAGCTCTTGCAGCAGGCCGGCATCGAACCCGACCGGCTGTTCCCGGCCGATGTCGACGAGCGGCCGATGCGCGCCGAGCATCCGCGCTCGCTGGCCAAGCGGCTGTCGGTGACCAAGGCCGAGAAGGCGCATTCGGTGCTGGCCAGCGACGACGAGGCAACGAGCTTCATCCTGGCGGCCGACACGGTCGTTGCCGTCGGGCGCCGGATCCTGCCCAAGGCGGAAACGTCTGATGAGGCGCTGCACTGCCTGCAACTGCTCTCCGGCCGGTCGCACCGTGTCTACACCGGCCTCGCGCTGATGACGCCCTCAGGCAAGCTGCGCCAGCGACTGGTCGAGACGCGCGTGCGCTTCAAGCGCCTGTCGCGCCAGGACATGGACAACTACCTCGCTTCGGGCGAATGGCGCGGCAAGGCCGGCGGCTACGGCATCCAGGGCCTCGCCGGCACCTTCGTGGTCAAGCTTGTCGGCTCCTACACCAACGTGGTCGGCCTGCCGCTCTACGAGACGACCTCGCTTTTGTCCGGCGAAGGCTATCAGGTCCAGGCCAGCTGGAAGAACGGCGCCTCCGCGTGA
- the infA gene encoding translation initiation factor IF-1, producing the protein MPKEEVLEFPGTVTELLPNAMFRVKLENEHEIIAHTAGRMRKNRIRVLTGDKVLVEMTPYDLSKGRITYRFK; encoded by the coding sequence ATGCCGAAGGAAGAAGTCCTCGAGTTTCCGGGCACCGTTACGGAATTGTTGCCGAACGCGATGTTCCGGGTCAAGCTCGAAAACGAACACGAAATCATCGCCCACACTGCCGGGCGCATGCGCAAGAATCGCATCCGCGTGCTGACCGGTGACAAGGTCCTCGTCGAAATGACGCCCTATGACCTGAGCAAGGGCCGCATCACCTACCGCTTCAAGTAA
- a CDS encoding low molecular weight phosphatase family protein has protein sequence MADAKPPRSVLFMCRMNSVRSPMAEAIARHRLPQSIFVASAGVRAGDRDPFVDAVLAEEGMAMEDHQPRTVDDLEDDYFDLIVTLAPEAHHAALEFTRSMAVDVEYWPTPDPTVISGTRDQIMTAYRDVRERLKARMAERFAVGTPEMDAD, from the coding sequence ATGGCGGACGCTAAACCTCCGCGCTCTGTCTTGTTCATGTGCCGGATGAATTCGGTCCGCTCGCCGATGGCCGAAGCGATTGCCCGCCACAGGCTGCCCCAATCGATCTTCGTGGCGTCGGCAGGGGTGCGCGCCGGCGACCGCGACCCGTTCGTTGATGCGGTGCTTGCCGAAGAAGGTATGGCGATGGAAGACCACCAACCTCGCACGGTGGACGATCTCGAGGACGACTATTTCGACCTGATCGTGACGCTGGCGCCCGAGGCGCATCACGCAGCGCTCGAGTTCACCCGCTCGATGGCCGTCGACGTCGAATACTGGCCGACGCCGGACCCAACCGTCATCTCGGGAACGCGCGACCAGATCATGACGGCCTACCGCGACGTGCGCGAGCGGCTGAAGGCCAGAATGGCCGAAAGATTTGCGGTGGGAACGCCGGAAATGGACGCCGATTAA
- a CDS encoding UPF0262 family protein: MSDKGHARSRLVDVELDESIGRSTPDVEHERAVAIFDLIEENSFHPINDDGHGPYRLKLSLVDSRLVFAIAREHGDPVVTHILSLTPFRRIVKDYFMICESYYEAIRSSTPSQIEAIDMGRRGLHNEGSQTLLDRLAGKIEIDFDTARRLFTLICVLHWRG, encoded by the coding sequence ATGTCCGACAAAGGCCACGCACGATCCCGCCTGGTCGACGTCGAACTCGACGAATCGATCGGCCGTTCGACGCCCGATGTCGAGCATGAACGGGCGGTGGCCATCTTCGACCTGATCGAGGAAAACAGCTTCCACCCGATCAACGACGACGGCCACGGCCCCTACCGGCTCAAGCTGTCGCTTGTCGATTCGCGATTGGTCTTTGCCATCGCGCGCGAGCATGGCGACCCTGTCGTTACCCACATCCTGTCGCTGACGCCGTTCCGCCGCATCGTGAAAGACTATTTCATGATCTGCGAGAGTTATTACGAAGCGATCCGCTCGTCGACGCCGAGCCAGATCGAGGCGATCGACATGGGCCGGCGCGGTCTGCACAACGAGGGATCGCAAACCCTGCTCGACCGGCTTGCCGGCAAGATCGAGATCGACTTCGACACCGCCCGGCGCCTGTTCACGCTCATCTGCGTATTGCACTGGCGCGGCTGA
- the hisD gene encoding histidinol dehydrogenase produces the protein MAITLRQSDADFEKRFASFLTTKREVSPDVEATVRAIIDDVRERGDTALIDYTKKFDRADLGALGIAVTRADIDQAYKDADPATVEALRFARDRIRSHHARQMPKDDRYTDAIGVELGSRWTAVEAVGLYVPGGTASYPSSVLMNAVPAQVAGVERIVIVVPASGGAINPLVLVAADLAGVSEIYRVGGAQAVAALAYGTNTIRPVAKIVGPGNAYVAAAKRQVFGTVGIDMIAGPSEVLVVADRDNDPEWIAADLLAQAEHDVSAQSILITDDAEFGKAVEAAVERQIKLLPRGETAAASWRDFGAVILVDDFEAALPLVNRIAAEHLELAVADPEAMLPKIRNAGAIFIGRHTPEVIGDYVGGSNHVLPTARSARFSSGLTVLDFVKRSSILKLGPDQLRELAPAAIALAKAEGLDAHARSVAIRLNM, from the coding sequence ATGGCCATCACGCTTCGCCAATCCGACGCCGACTTCGAGAAGCGGTTCGCGTCGTTCCTGACCACCAAGCGCGAAGTCTCGCCCGACGTGGAGGCGACGGTGCGCGCCATCATCGACGACGTGCGCGAGCGCGGCGACACGGCACTGATCGACTATACGAAGAAATTCGACAGGGCCGACCTCGGAGCTTTGGGCATCGCGGTGACGCGCGCTGACATTGACCAGGCCTACAAGGACGCCGATCCGGCGACGGTTGAAGCGCTGCGCTTTGCCCGTGATCGCATCCGCTCGCATCACGCGCGGCAGATGCCCAAGGACGACCGCTATACGGATGCCATCGGCGTCGAACTCGGCTCACGCTGGACGGCGGTCGAGGCGGTCGGGCTCTATGTTCCCGGCGGCACGGCCAGCTATCCGAGCTCAGTGCTGATGAACGCGGTTCCGGCGCAGGTCGCAGGCGTCGAGCGCATCGTCATCGTCGTGCCGGCCTCGGGCGGCGCCATCAACCCGCTGGTTCTGGTCGCAGCCGACCTAGCCGGCGTCTCCGAAATCTACCGCGTCGGCGGCGCCCAGGCAGTGGCAGCCCTAGCCTATGGCACCAACACCATCCGCCCGGTCGCCAAGATCGTCGGCCCCGGCAACGCCTATGTAGCAGCGGCCAAGCGCCAGGTTTTCGGCACTGTCGGCATTGACATGATCGCCGGGCCTTCTGAAGTGCTCGTCGTCGCCGACCGCGACAACGATCCGGAATGGATTGCGGCCGACCTGCTGGCCCAGGCAGAGCACGACGTCTCGGCCCAGTCGATCCTGATCACCGACGACGCCGAATTCGGCAAGGCGGTGGAAGCCGCCGTCGAGCGACAGATCAAGCTGTTGCCGCGCGGCGAGACCGCCGCCGCCAGCTGGCGCGACTTCGGGGCAGTCATCCTGGTCGACGATTTCGAGGCGGCCCTGCCACTGGTCAACCGCATCGCCGCCGAACATCTCGAACTCGCCGTCGCTGATCCCGAAGCGATGCTGCCAAAAATCCGCAATGCAGGCGCGATCTTCATCGGACGGCATACGCCCGAGGTCATCGGCGACTATGTCGGCGGCTCCAACCACGTCTTGCCGACGGCGCGCTCGGCGCGGTTCTCGTCGGGACTGACGGTGCTCGATTTCGTCAAGCGCAGCTCGATCCTGAAGCTCGGTCCCGACCAGCTGCGCGAACTGGCACCCGCTGCGATCGCGCTCGCCAAGGCGGAAGGCCTCGACGCGCATGCCCGCTCCGTTGCCATCAGATTGAACATGTAG
- a CDS encoding DUF2948 family protein: MTQLKLVALDEQDLEIVSAHVQDATVKVGDFEYQPAAKRFALAMNRFAWETKTGFFRPKYERRRSILHFDRVLSAKLHGISRDKKDDVLELLAVRFAAAQQPVGTIELTFSGNAAIRLEVEVIEARLTDTGAAWQASSRPIHKT; the protein is encoded by the coding sequence ATGACCCAGCTCAAGCTAGTCGCACTCGACGAACAGGATCTGGAGATCGTCTCTGCGCATGTGCAGGACGCGACCGTCAAGGTCGGCGACTTCGAGTATCAGCCGGCCGCCAAGCGTTTCGCGCTGGCGATGAACCGCTTCGCCTGGGAAACCAAGACCGGCTTCTTCCGTCCGAAATATGAGCGCCGCCGCTCGATCCTGCATTTCGACCGCGTGCTTTCGGCAAAGCTGCACGGCATTTCGCGCGACAAGAAGGACGACGTGCTGGAGTTGCTGGCGGTGCGCTTCGCCGCGGCGCAGCAGCCGGTGGGAACCATCGAGCTCACCTTTTCCGGCAACGCAGCGATCCGCCTCGAGGTCGAGGTCATCGAGGCCCGGCTGACCGATACGGGAGCTGCTTGGCAGGCCTCCTCCCGCCCCATTCACAAGACCTGA
- the murA gene encoding UDP-N-acetylglucosamine 1-carboxyvinyltransferase produces the protein MDRIRIVGGNELTGTIPISGAKNAALPLMIASLLTDDTLTLENVPHLADVEQLIRILGNHGVDYSVSGRRERQGEGYSRTISFTARNIVDTTAPYELVSKMRASFWVIGPLLARMGEAKVSLPGGCAIGTRPVDLFIEGLQALGAQIDVDNGYILATAKNRLTGNRYVFPKISVGATHVLMMAATLARGETVLENAAREPEVVNLAECLNAMGARISGAGTSTITIEGVDSLSGARHRVIPDRIETGTYAMAVAMTGGDVLLEGARADLLQGALDVISRTGAEIIPTNSGIRVMRNGSGISPVDVVTEPFPGFPTDLQAQFMGLMTMSKGKSKITETIFENRFMHVQELARLGAHITLSGQTAIVEGVSKLKGAPVMATDLRASVSLVIAGLAAEGETTVNRVYHLDRGFERLEEKLSRCGAIIERISG, from the coding sequence ATGGATCGCATCAGAATTGTCGGCGGCAACGAGCTGACCGGAACCATCCCGATCTCGGGCGCGAAGAACGCGGCCCTGCCGCTGATGATCGCCTCGCTGCTGACAGACGATACGCTGACGCTCGAAAACGTGCCGCACCTGGCCGACGTCGAGCAACTGATCCGCATCCTCGGCAATCACGGCGTCGACTATTCCGTCTCCGGCCGCCGCGAGCGCCAAGGCGAAGGCTATTCGCGCACCATCTCGTTCACCGCGCGCAACATCGTCGACACCACTGCTCCTTATGAGCTGGTCTCCAAGATGCGCGCCAGCTTCTGGGTCATCGGCCCGCTGCTCGCCCGCATGGGCGAAGCCAAGGTGTCGCTGCCGGGCGGCTGCGCCATCGGCACGCGCCCGGTCGACCTGTTCATCGAGGGACTGCAGGCGCTCGGTGCCCAGATCGATGTCGACAATGGCTACATCCTGGCCACCGCCAAGAACCGGCTTACCGGCAATCGTTACGTCTTCCCAAAAATCTCTGTCGGCGCCACGCATGTGCTGATGATGGCGGCAACGCTCGCCCGCGGCGAAACGGTGCTTGAAAACGCCGCCCGTGAGCCCGAGGTCGTCAACCTCGCCGAATGCCTCAACGCCATGGGCGCCAGGATTTCAGGCGCCGGCACCTCGACGATCACCATCGAAGGCGTCGATTCGCTGTCGGGCGCACGCCACCGCGTGATCCCCGACCGCATCGAGACCGGCACCTACGCCATGGCCGTTGCCATGACTGGGGGCGATGTGCTGCTGGAAGGCGCGCGCGCCGACCTTTTGCAGGGCGCACTCGACGTGATTTCCCGCACCGGCGCCGAAATCATCCCGACCAATTCCGGCATCCGTGTCATGCGCAACGGCTCGGGTATCTCGCCCGTCGACGTGGTGACCGAGCCCTTCCCCGGCTTCCCCACCGACCTGCAGGCGCAGTTCATGGGCCTGATGACCATGTCGAAAGGCAAGTCGAAGATCACCGAGACGATCTTCGAGAACCGTTTCATGCACGTGCAGGAACTCGCCCGCCTTGGCGCCCACATCACGCTGTCGGGCCAGACGGCGATCGTCGAGGGTGTTTCCAAACTCAAGGGCGCACCGGTCATGGCGACCGACCTGCGCGCTTCGGTGTCGCTGGTCATTGCCGGCCTCGCCGCCGAAGGCGAGACGACCGTCAACCGCGTCTACCATCTCGACCGTGGCTTCGAGCGACTGGAAGAAAAGCTGTCGCGCTGCGGCGCCATCATCGAGCGCATCAGCGGCTGA
- a CDS encoding DUF1194 domain-containing protein produces the protein MCVERLRGEGAADANSLAWLMTILAVPALLGAQAGAAEVDAAIVFAVDVSASIDPATADLQREGHATAISSPEVIAAITRNRAGCIAVTYVEWSSPGKMRSVVPWTSVCGLGDAQPVASFIRENGDRGYGCEDSCGTSISFAINLASLLLDKYAGNASTKIIDISANGTNNDGLPLHDSRQKAIAKGYTINAIAIPGMTRGVKYDLTQYFADNVIGGPGAFVIAPDTPDDYAAALRRKLVTEIGLSTERITRELIAHE, from the coding sequence ATGTGCGTGGAGCGGCTTCGTGGCGAAGGCGCAGCAGATGCAAATTCCCTTGCATGGCTGATGACGATACTCGCGGTCCCGGCGCTTTTGGGGGCACAGGCAGGCGCGGCCGAGGTTGACGCGGCGATTGTATTTGCAGTCGATGTCTCGGCATCCATCGACCCCGCAACCGCCGACCTGCAACGTGAAGGCCATGCCACCGCAATCTCCTCGCCCGAGGTCATAGCGGCCATTACTCGCAACCGCGCCGGCTGCATCGCGGTCACCTATGTCGAATGGTCAAGTCCCGGGAAGATGCGGTCGGTGGTGCCTTGGACAAGCGTCTGCGGGCTCGGGGACGCACAACCCGTGGCGTCGTTCATCAGGGAAAACGGCGACAGAGGCTACGGATGCGAGGACTCCTGCGGAACTTCCATTTCCTTCGCCATCAATCTGGCCAGTTTGCTACTGGACAAATACGCTGGCAATGCCTCCACCAAGATCATCGACATCTCCGCCAACGGCACCAACAACGACGGCTTGCCTTTGCACGACAGCCGACAAAAGGCGATTGCGAAGGGCTACACGATCAACGCAATCGCCATTCCCGGGATGACGCGCGGCGTCAAGTACGACCTCACCCAATACTTCGCTGACAATGTCATTGGCGGTCCGGGGGCATTTGTCATTGCGCCGGATACACCGGACGACTACGCGGCGGCGCTCCGCCGAAAGCTGGTGACCGAGATAGGCCTCTCCACCGAGAGAATCACCAGAGAACTGATCGCACACGAATAG
- a CDS encoding AI-2E family transporter — MRTALPTFAATAATVAILYFARDVFLPLAIAVLLTFALAPIVSWLRRLGVPKLPAVIACVIAAFAVVSIFSFVVATQVAQVAENVPTYQANIVEKIRSLKESGSGNGIIERLGRVVERIGQEIDKPEGPAANTSPEPAPARQQPLLVEVFNPEKPIELLKNLISPLIGPLATAGLVIVVVIFMLLEREDLRDRFIRLVGYGDLNRTTEALQDAGSRVGQYLLMQLVVNVTYGVPIAIGLWALGIPNALLWGLLSIVLRFVPYIGPAIAMILPLFLALAVSPGWSLVLWAAALFLVMELIINNVVEPWLYGSRTGLSPLAIIVSAIFWTWLWGPVGLVLSTPLTVCLVVLGKHVPQFEFLEVLFGNEPVLDPKERLYQRLLSGDSDEPTDQAEEMLETIYLADFYSQVAIPALLLGERDRARGAMNDEQRLRVAGSARMLVSNLEEIAREEAEEEDDDETAADEGGNGEIDLPDGTGRSVLCIGGRGDLDDAAVTMLAQVLSVQGADTATASHADAEPSRIRDLPLEGRDTVVVGFLNADSLNHGRFLVRRLKRTRPSLRVGVVLWSDQLPNRDADELASELNADFIAFDLAGAAEGALANTPAVPPKAAKRMVRRRAPAKRKASGKAKATM; from the coding sequence ATGCGCACGGCGCTCCCGACATTTGCGGCAACCGCAGCGACCGTTGCGATCCTCTATTTCGCCCGCGACGTCTTCCTGCCACTCGCCATCGCGGTGCTTTTGACCTTCGCGCTGGCGCCGATCGTCTCATGGCTGAGACGTCTCGGCGTGCCGAAGCTGCCTGCCGTCATCGCCTGCGTCATAGCAGCCTTTGCGGTGGTTTCCATATTCAGCTTCGTCGTCGCCACGCAGGTCGCGCAAGTCGCCGAAAACGTGCCGACCTACCAGGCCAACATCGTCGAGAAGATTCGCTCGCTCAAGGAAAGTGGCAGCGGCAATGGCATCATCGAGCGGCTTGGCCGCGTTGTCGAACGCATCGGCCAGGAGATCGACAAGCCTGAAGGACCGGCCGCAAACACCTCGCCCGAGCCGGCACCTGCACGGCAACAGCCTTTGCTGGTCGAGGTCTTCAATCCGGAAAAGCCGATCGAACTCTTGAAGAACCTGATCTCGCCACTGATCGGTCCGCTGGCCACAGCAGGTCTGGTTATCGTCGTGGTCATCTTCATGCTGCTCGAACGCGAAGATCTGCGCGACCGCTTCATCCGCCTCGTCGGCTATGGCGACCTCAACCGCACCACCGAGGCGCTGCAGGATGCCGGCAGCCGCGTCGGCCAATATCTGCTCATGCAACTGGTGGTGAACGTCACCTATGGCGTGCCCATAGCCATTGGCCTGTGGGCGCTCGGCATCCCCAACGCGCTGCTCTGGGGCCTGCTGTCGATCGTCCTGCGTTTCGTGCCCTATATCGGCCCGGCAATCGCGATGATTCTGCCGCTGTTTCTGGCGCTTGCCGTCTCGCCGGGCTGGTCGCTGGTGCTGTGGGCGGCCGCCCTGTTCCTGGTCATGGAACTCATCATCAACAATGTCGTCGAACCCTGGCTCTACGGTTCCAGGACAGGGCTTTCGCCGCTCGCCATCATCGTTTCCGCGATCTTCTGGACCTGGCTCTGGGGGCCTGTCGGACTGGTGCTGTCGACGCCGCTCACCGTCTGCCTCGTGGTGCTCGGCAAGCATGTGCCGCAATTCGAGTTCCTGGAGGTGCTGTTCGGCAACGAACCTGTGCTCGACCCCAAGGAACGGCTCTACCAGCGCCTGCTGTCGGGCGATTCGGACGAACCCACAGACCAGGCCGAAGAAATGCTTGAGACCATCTACCTCGCTGATTTCTACAGCCAGGTGGCGATCCCTGCCCTTCTGCTCGGCGAACGCGACCGGGCGCGCGGGGCGATGAACGACGAACAGAGACTGCGTGTCGCCGGCAGCGCCCGCATGCTCGTCTCCAATCTCGAGGAGATCGCACGGGAAGAGGCGGAGGAGGAAGACGACGACGAAACCGCCGCCGACGAAGGGGGCAACGGTGAAATAGACCTGCCCGACGGCACCGGCCGCTCGGTGCTGTGCATTGGCGGGCGCGGCGACCTCGACGATGCGGCGGTCACCATGCTCGCCCAGGTGCTGTCAGTGCAGGGCGCCGATACGGCAACGGCCAGCCATGCCGACGCCGAACCAAGTCGCATCCGCGATTTGCCACTCGAAGGCCGCGACACGGTCGTTGTCGGCTTCCTCAACGCCGATTCGCTGAACCACGGCCGCTTCCTGGTGCGGCGCCTCAAGCGCACAAGACCGTCGCTCCGTGTCGGTGTCGTGTTGTGGAGCGACCAGCTGCCCAACCGCGACGCGGACGAACTGGCGAGCGAACTCAACGCCGACTTCATCGCTTTCGATCTTGCAGGCGCCGCCGAAGGCGCGTTGGCCAACACGCCTGCCGTCCCGCCCAAGGCCGCCAAGCGCATGGTCCGACGCCGTGCACCGGCCAAGCGGAAGGCGAGCGGAAAGGCGAAAGCTACGATGTAA
- a CDS encoding DUF535 family protein: protein MRHEWNPDLGRQQPDSANTPAARGGSVAWQVLSLGRRLTLKRSLTFCLRLAIRPATTLRWLRFVGDFGADQGLGRPHDDLLRKSTAAFFLHGAPSRWRLDLLTDSFRIAAELMAQADLATLWQGGRLVLGTVAGRTDSYLVEMRLADHCGCRHEGAFSLRLRRTSDDYLLWTATFIFTENSGNTAAIGGMQGPKGDAAKRAIIAATRCMGGLRPKDAMLLVFQGLATSTGAPHVLAVSNAGHVINQRRAKRRGMMQADLDDYWAERGGLVAAPFGYRIPCPPPAPADEGRRRDYSKSAFWQIGRRINRACR, encoded by the coding sequence GTGCGTCACGAATGGAACCCGGACCTTGGCCGGCAGCAACCGGATTCGGCCAACACTCCGGCCGCGCGCGGCGGCTCGGTCGCCTGGCAGGTGCTGAGCCTCGGCAGGCGCCTGACGCTCAAGCGCTCGCTCACCTTCTGCCTTCGGCTGGCGATCCGCCCCGCGACCACGCTGCGCTGGCTGCGCTTCGTCGGCGACTTCGGCGCGGATCAGGGGCTCGGCCGTCCGCATGACGACCTCCTGCGCAAGTCGACTGCGGCGTTCTTCCTGCATGGAGCGCCAAGCCGCTGGCGTCTCGACCTCCTCACCGACAGCTTCCGCATCGCCGCCGAATTGATGGCCCAGGCCGATCTGGCCACGCTTTGGCAGGGCGGCAGACTTGTTCTCGGAACGGTCGCCGGCCGCACCGACAGCTATCTGGTCGAGATGCGGCTCGCCGACCATTGCGGCTGCCGGCACGAGGGCGCCTTTTCCCTGCGCCTGCGTCGCACCAGCGACGACTACCTTTTATGGACAGCCACCTTCATCTTCACCGAAAACAGCGGCAATACCGCCGCCATCGGCGGCATGCAGGGCCCGAAGGGCGATGCCGCCAAGCGCGCCATAATTGCGGCGACACGCTGCATGGGCGGGCTCCGGCCAAAGGATGCGATGCTGCTGGTTTTCCAGGGCCTCGCCACGTCGACCGGCGCACCGCATGTATTGGCGGTGTCCAACGCAGGCCATGTCATCAACCAGCGCCGCGCCAAGCGCCGGGGCATGATGCAGGCCGACCTCGACGACTACTGGGCCGAACGCGGCGGTCTTGTCGCGGCGCCCTTCGGCTACAGGATCCCCTGCCCGCCCCCGGCGCCTGCCGACGAGGGCCGCCGGCGCGACTACAGCAAATCCGCCTTCTGGCAGATCGGCCGCCGCATCAACCGGGCCTGCCGCTGA
- a CDS encoding phospholipase D family protein, with protein MKLIGIVIAVTGILVIASLLAVYAYGRFARRARGEPSHALTKTGTAEFDTLVSQLTDNHTGQSGLALLSSNLHAFAVRAYTARHAQRSLDLQYYYWKDDLTGGLLSREVLGAADRGVRVRLILDDINARGYDPNYLALDSHPNIEVRLFNPSWARAFGLQRGIELILRAVRTTRRMHNKAWISDGRLAIVGGRNIGDAYFDASEESNFRDMDLLLVGPAVEQAESIFDRFWNSEAVLPIRHVTGMAKGDLPALRARLEKVATMGLAAPYIHRVAAESREWSTAGTGKLRWTSEAVVVSDPPEKAMGAGEDGWLMTALRPVLFSAKRELKIVSPYFIPGEGGTRQLSALAEQGVKVTVLTNSLAATDVAAVHGAYARYRKPLLAAGVHMFELKPEDERTDLSLFGSKGASLHTKAFVADISAGFVGSFNFDPRSASLNTEMGVLFRQEELASEVAAVIASQISPHCAFQLALDDGRISWTDTDSHEADELGHEPRASLRRRLIAWLIGYLPIESQL; from the coding sequence ATGAAGCTCATCGGCATCGTCATTGCCGTTACTGGCATCCTGGTCATCGCTTCGCTGCTGGCGGTCTATGCCTATGGCCGCTTCGCCAGGCGCGCGCGCGGCGAGCCGTCGCATGCGCTTACCAAGACGGGCACGGCCGAATTCGACACGCTGGTCTCGCAGCTCACCGACAACCACACCGGCCAGAGCGGCCTTGCCTTGCTGTCCAGCAACCTGCATGCCTTTGCGGTGCGCGCCTATACCGCCCGGCACGCACAGCGCAGCCTCGACCTGCAATATTACTATTGGAAGGACGACCTGACCGGCGGCCTGCTTTCCCGCGAGGTGCTCGGGGCTGCCGACCGTGGCGTCCGCGTCAGGCTGATCCTCGACGACATCAATGCCAGGGGCTATGACCCCAACTACCTTGCGCTCGACAGCCATCCCAACATCGAAGTCAGGCTGTTCAATCCGAGCTGGGCGCGCGCCTTTGGCCTGCAGCGCGGCATCGAGCTCATCCTGCGGGCCGTGCGCACCACAAGGCGCATGCACAACAAGGCCTGGATCTCGGACGGCAGGCTGGCGATCGTCGGCGGTCGCAACATCGGCGACGCCTATTTCGACGCCTCGGAAGAATCGAATTTCCGCGACATGGACCTTCTGCTCGTCGGCCCCGCCGTCGAACAGGCCGAGAGCATCTTTGACCGCTTCTGGAACAGCGAAGCCGTGCTGCCCATCCGCCACGTCACCGGCATGGCCAAGGGGGACCTGCCAGCCTTGCGGGCCCGGCTCGAGAAGGTCGCGACCATGGGGCTTGCCGCGCCCTACATCCACCGCGTCGCCGCGGAAAGCCGCGAATGGTCTACCGCCGGCACAGGCAAGCTGCGCTGGACAAGCGAGGCGGTGGTCGTCTCCGACCCGCCGGAAAAGGCCATGGGCGCAGGCGAAGACGGCTGGCTGATGACAGCGCTTCGGCCGGTGCTGTTCTCGGCCAAGCGCGAACTCAAGATCGTTTCGCCCTATTTCATCCCCGGCGAGGGCGGCACGCGCCAGCTTTCGGCGCTTGCCGAACAGGGCGTCAAGGTCACCGTGCTGACCAATTCACTGGCCGCCACCGACGTGGCCGCCGTGCATGGCGCTTACGCGCGCTATCGCAAGCCGCTGCTTGCGGCCGGTGTACACATGTTCGAACTCAAGCCCGAGGATGAGCGCACTGATCTGTCGCTGTTCGGCTCCAAGGGTGCCAGCCTGCACACCAAGGCTTTTGTCGCCGACATTTCGGCCGGCTTCGTCGGCTCGTTCAACTTCGATCCGCGCTCGGCTTCGCTCAACACCGAGATGGGCGTGCTATTCAGGCAGGAGGAACTGGCCAGCGAGGTCGCGGCTGTGATCGCCTCGCAGATATCGCCGCACTGCGCGTTCCAGCTGGCACTCGACGACGGGCGTATCAGCTGGACGGACACGGATTCCCACGAAGCCGACGAACTCGGCCACGAACCGCGCGCAAGTCTGCGGCGGCGGCTCATCGCCTGGCTGATCGGCTATCTGCCGATCGAATCCCAACTGTAA